The genomic interval CTTCCATTATTGATTGTATATCGCCTCTTATTAGGAGCTTTTGAAGGACCGTTCAGTCCTGTCGCTTATAGTCATGCAGATAAATGGTTTCCTCCAAAGCAACGTGGATTTGCGAACTCTGTTGTTGTATCTGGAGCGACAGTTGGCGCGATGATTGTTGCCCCTCTTCTTGTGGCAATGATTACAGCGTGGGGCTGGAAATATGCTTTTGCTGCACTAGGTCTTGCAAGTCTGGTTTGGGCTGTAGCCTTCCAATTCTTAACGAAAGAATCACCAGTGGAAGCGTATGAAAAAGCTAAGAAGAAGGCTGCCCCAGAAAAATTTAAATTAAAAGATCTCAAGTATATCCTTACATCACGCGTCGCTTTATTTACGACATTTGCTTATTTTTCAACGTATTTCATCGTTGTCTGGTTGGCGACATGGTTACCGCTTTACCTTGTTGAAGTAACAGGAATGAGTAATGGACAAATGGGCTTTGCAGTAGCGGCCATCGGTATTGTGTCTGTTGCACTTTATGTGGGAGTGTCTATATTATCTGATTTTGTATTTAAGAAAACCCAAAATTGGAAAGTGTCACGTGTATATGTGACGGGTGGCGCGATGTTTATTGGCGCGTTGGGTATGTTATCCATTCTAGTGTTCGATAATCCGATTTGGGTCATTACCGCGATGTGTTTAGCGAAAGGACTTACGTATGCGATTCTGCCGATTGGTCCAACGATTATGATTAATGAAA from Peribacillus asahii carries:
- a CDS encoding MFS transporter, whose protein sequence is MRWIVLFLLFLGMIVNFADKSIIGLAAVPIMEDFKLSYAEWGLVGSAYYWLYPVTGIFGAAWADKVGAKKVLGFLMLTWAVLQFGVIAITALPLLIVYRLLLGAFEGPFSPVAYSHADKWFPPKQRGFANSVVVSGATVGAMIVAPLLVAMITAWGWKYAFAALGLASLVWAVAFQFLTKESPVEAYEKAKKKAAPEKFKLKDLKYILTSRVALFTTFAYFSTYFIVVWLATWLPLYLVEVTGMSNGQMGFAVAAIGIVSVALYVGVSILSDFVFKKTQNWKVSRVYVTGGAMFIGALGMLSILVFDNPIWVITAMCLAKGLTYAILPIGPTIMINEMPERRGLMTSILTSSGNLAGIVAPVLTGFIVNLAATKIFGYNLSIAFMAVLVLIFSALFMIFVRPTEQVQSDESELSEQVGS